The following is a genomic window from Cupriavidus taiwanensis.
CCGACCGCGCGCGCAAGGTTGCGCCGGCAGGCACGCCGCGCAGGGTCGAGCGCAAATGGCTCATGGCTTCCATGGGTCTCCTCCTGAGGTCTGGTTGCCTCGTGATGGCTTGGAATGCATGCGGGGATGCGCCGAATATATGGGAAGCGTCCTGACACTAAAAGCGAATTAAAGTCGCAGTTTGTTGAGCAAATGGTTAACTTGTAGAATGAGCCGCTCCACCGATCATTGGCCGCCCCATGCCCGCCGAAGCCTTCACCCACGCTCTGCTGGGCCGCCTCAAGCTACGCCACCTGCGCATCATGCTGGCGCTGAGCGAAATGCCGACCGCCGCCGCCGTCGCCGCGCGCTTTCATGTCAGCCCCGCCGCGGTGTCCAAGACCCTGGCCGAGATCGAAGACATCGTCGGCATGCCGCTGTTCGAGCGCAGCCGCCGCGGCCTGCACCTGACCGAGCCCGGCCGGGAGATGGCGGCCCATGCGGCGGTGTTGCTGGCGCAAATGGAACGGCTCGCCGAATCGCTGCAGGCGGTGCGAGCCGGCAGCCAGGGGGCGTTGCGCATCGCCTTCCGGACCATGTCGGTGCAGCCCTTCCTGGCTCGGGCGATGAGCGACTTCTACCGCGACCATCCGCGCGTGGAGATCAGCGTGATCGAAGGCGGCATCGGCGAGCTGGCGGAGCAACTGGTGGATGGCTCGCTGGACCTGCTGTTCGCCTATGACGATCCGCGCCTGTCGCTACCGGGGCTGCGCGCGGCGCCGGTGGTCCCGGCGCAGAAGGTGGTGATCGTCGCCAGCCCGGACCATCCGCTGCTCGCACGCCGCAAGCTGACGGCGCGGGAACTGTCCGGGCAGCAATGGTGCATTCCGGTGGCCGGCTCGCGCATGCTGCACTTGCTGCATGCGGCGTTTCATACGCTGGGCGCGCCCGCGCCCGCGCTGGGCATCCGCACCAGCGACGTGGCCGCCACGGCCAGCCTGTTGCAGGCGGGTCATTTCCTGTCGGTGTTCCCCGAGCGCATTGCCGCGCAACTGACC
Proteins encoded in this region:
- a CDS encoding LysR family transcriptional regulator — protein: MPAEAFTHALLGRLKLRHLRIMLALSEMPTAAAVAARFHVSPAAVSKTLAEIEDIVGMPLFERSRRGLHLTEPGREMAAHAAVLLAQMERLAESLQAVRAGSQGALRIAFRTMSVQPFLARAMSDFYRDHPRVEISVIEGGIGELAEQLVDGSLDLLFAYDDPRLSLPGLRAAPVVPAQKVVIVASPDHPLLARRKLTARELSGQQWCIPVAGSRMLHLLHAAFHTLGAPAPALGIRTSDVAATASLLQAGHFLSVFPERIAAQLTLAKVGKVLRFELDSRVEPVVAVWNEELTPRMPARLFRELVMRRAGETVMAEPVPLLAARAVAAAGARKR